The DNA sequence ataaaagtgtataatattaaataaataatgaataaaaataaaaataataaataataaaaaaagaaagttcatgtaaacaaaaataataagaattccataaataatataataatacgtataaaggataaagttggtaaaaagtaaataaagatgGAGTATCGATAGCTAGAAGTCCGTTGGTGAAACGCGAAAGTTTAAAATTGTAGCTTTTTGAAAACCATGGTTTTGAAAGCAAAATCACTTCTGCTTTCATGAataaaaaatttgccaaaccaaaaattgaaactttcaagaagGCTAATCGTGCTTCTTCTCTTGTAACGCATTTGCCAAACACACCCATAGTATGTTTTagtgactaaaaaaattaaaagatgaagacatttataattattaaataatatgttttaatgattttaaaaataagaagATACCGAAACAGTTATCATCAAATAAAGACTTACTTGTCCTTTGATCTCCTTAATCTTATCTCTTCTATTCTTTTTTCTCGGTTGCAACAAAACAGATGTGGTAAACTCTATGGAATGAAATAGAAGAAATAATACTAATGACCCATGAGTAAACCAACGGTGAACAAGTAttgtataataaattttatgaatGATTGAAAATATCAGCCCTTATCTATATAACACTATAAACTGCACAAGTTTAGGAATTAGTTACTCAATTCTGTTAAATAGATGACTAAGTCTATTCACATATCTTATCTTGGCCGTTTTAATCTTAatcttttatataaaatatatcttatctattatctgttttattttttcttttatattattgttatttgttttgtacctgaatatttaaattttaaacacgtAAATTCTAAAGGCCTCAACGCAGCCACCAAATTGTTATAGCCTTTTATGATTCATCTCTTTTATTTCTGGGCACCCACATCTTAATTTTCCCCACCCTTGTTTCTTATCGAAACAGGACGCTAGGAATGAGAAGAGGAATGCCAAATAACAAGCCATGACTACTTTCTAATTTCTGCAATCGAATAAGGTATGCATCTCGAGCGGCCTTTGGTTTTCGAATTCAAGTTGTTCttcctcttgttcttcttctacttcGTCACTATTTTTCTGAAATTCAAATTAGAATTTGGGGCTGGAattaagaaaacacatattaCACATGCAATTATACAGGCTTCCCCAGTGGCTCTGGTGGTGCCTAATCCCTCTGCCGCTGGATTCATGGCATCTCGGAAGGCAATAATAACTAGGGGCGCCGCACTTGGACGAGGAGCTGCCGCCACAGGGTTTATCCACTTCTTGGCTCTAACTGAAGCCTCCAAATACAGGAAGGATGGACCTTTCCGGTATCTTTTTCATCCTTAATAACGAGTGGGTTTGAACGAAAATGTTTGTCAGAAGCTTCTGGTGGGTTTTTCGTTGTTCCATTAGTCTTTGCAATCAGGGCAGGTGCAATTAAGGTTCAAAATCATGGCATGTGCAGTTTAGCTTCATAAATTTAAGCTTTCTTTGGTCTTGAGAAGCATTTATTATTGTTgaaatatctttaattaaaaaggaaatagaTTACTGGTGTTTTCATAAACTCTGTTGCTCTAAGGATTCACGTAACTATTTGATAAGCTTCTGTGAAATGGCACTGCCCCTTTTTTACTCTCAAAAGCAAAGGGAAAGACCagaagaggaaaaaaaattattggcATGTCTTAAGTTTTTCAGGGTCACGACAATAAAGCGTCTCTTTTGAAGTGTACACAACTATCTTCTTAGATCCCTTACAAGAATCTATCATGTGTTATATACATACTTAGTTGAGACTTTTTATCGACAAAATTGTCCATGTTATAATTTAGTGTTGTTAATAAGTTTTCTGGTGTCACTTATATTAGGAAATTTTCTCAACCAATTCTGTATAGATGTCTAAATTTTTGCAGTGATCGTTGGGGGAATAGCCAATGTTGCAACTTATGCAATTGCACATGCTATTcttgtaaaaaataattgtagTTGCTTTCTTGTTGCATACCATTGGTTATGAGCATGAAAGCAGTAGGAATGGTTTTGAAGCTTACATTTGAAGGCACAAATCAATTCTAGGAATTTCTGAGCTGATTTTTTACAATGATCTTGTTAGGATGTTATATTTTACAGATTAACTACGTGAACAAGGTATCATATTTAGCAGTGCTGATGTAATGTATTCTGTTTGCTGCATATTTGAGAATTAGAAATAGAGTCATCTCTGCTGTTTGTAGAATTCTCAGAATATTCATCTCCGGTTTAGATGAATATGTCTATGGCTTTTTCTGAATTAAAAATAGTATGCAGTCTCCCTCTTTCACAACGTTAATGTTATATACTATTTTCATTTATGGAATTAACAACATTACTATTAATATCaagtataaataaaaatgttcacatggaaaataaaagaaagtagaaAACAAAGCATAGAATAGCATAGTAAATTGAATTGGAAATTTCAAGTACTTCATACATTGATGATCGAAAACCAAATGTGACATTAAACATAAAGAATAAGCCTATATAAAATTGGAACAGGAAACTAACAGAGCTAAAGAACTAATAATATAGTGGACTTATGTTAAACAAAACTAAATTAGAAGCACACTAGACATAATATTCTCCTGGATACCAAATTTCACAAAATTGTCTAGCCTTTTCACGAGCAATAGGATCCAAATTATCCTTCCAAAATGGTTTTTTGTTGAGATCAAAATCTTTTACCGCAGCCTGGGTCTCTGGTGATTCAGTTGTAGAGCGAATATATCCTTTCTTTTGAAAAAACCTTGCAATGTATTGTTTAATGATGATTAATTGTTTTCGACGTGCCCACTCAAACTCGCATGATGGCTTGGTTTTAACGCTTGTCTACATACATAAAAAAATGCACTATTTTATCTACAGTGTTATATATAGGTGTGAGCAAACagttttgaaaatagtaaaaaggaAATAACAATATATTTTTGTTACCTTTAGATCCATTAGTATAACATCTGCATCCCATTCAGAAGAAATAGTAAAATATGGAAATCCATGCTTTTGCAGATACTGCACGCTAAGTGCATATATCTCCTACAAAATTATTCAAACAGACCGAATAATTATAGAGAATTATTAAATGATAACATTATGTTAAATTGGATAATAAAACACATATAGAATATTAAAAGCAGAAAACCTCTGTAATAGAATCCATTGGGGTATTAGTGTAGAATGCATGTGAGAAGGGCGACTTTTCACAGATATTGGTGTGAGCATTGAATGCTATCAGCCAAGAATGCACATTAATCTTGTTACACCAAGTATTGGAGGCCACATCGAGTGCGTGTTGCAACGAGGAGAATGGAGAAGCAGAAGCCATCTCCGATGCAAACTTGATGCTTCCACAGCATTCAAGCAAATCGCGCTCTTCCATAGTAATCCAAGTTGAATTTTTGTTGCAAGGTCGTGCAATTGTCATTTTGTGTGACCTACTAAGCAACAAATACATCAAGTTTTGAAAGCATAATTAgtaatatttttcataatttggACAATCAGATTCATATAAAcaaatcaaaaatttaaaaattactgaaatatACTGACCAAAAATTAGTTCTCATTCATTTCACACCCCAATTCAAATTATACTCTTTATCAAGAGTTAAAGATGGAATTCAAGACAGAATGTAAACTTGACAATGAAAAAATTTTtgcatgttttttattatttgtatttcttacctttttattttttattatttatttattgtagaGTTAAATTTGGATTTACATACTTAAAGAACACAGAcactagtcacaaaaaaaaagaacacaGACACTAGTCATAACAATCATCACTTTCAACACTACAATAATAATCCATAgtgtatatgaaaaaaataagtaatttaaaaaattagtttcttTTAGTACTCTCTTGTACTCTTCATATAATTTTAAGATATTTAACATTCAGCATTATTATTGTAGCATTAATTTATCTTCTAATAATTTGATCAACAATGTAATAACTATTATATCAAACATGCATCTCAAACAGAATCAGATTTAAATTccgtaaataaataataaagagtaaaaaaataataaatacaaacataaccatgataaataaataaaaaataataaattatatttgataaaaagaaaaaatgtgcATAATAACaatgaaagaaaaattgaaactgCAAATTATAATCCATCTAATTTTCATACTCTTAATGAACAACATAGCCACTATTTAATCAAGAAGCCAAAATTAACCACGTTTGCAGAATTATAAATCATGAATCacctctaaaattaaataattaacctaCCTTAGTTATTCTCAGCGGCACTGGAAATGAGGGAGAAGAAAGCAACTATCTGGATTCTTGAGAAAAACTGCACCTTAATTACGgtttaaatttaagaaaaagataaacTGCATAACAAAGTTTTGAATGAGTTGGAGGGAATGACCAAATTAAGCGCGGAATTGAAAGTGAATATCGTTTAATTTTTGTCACGGTCATAATTGGGTCTGTGGCAAATTTTAAAATCCATCTCAAATTGGCCACGGACAAACGAAAACGTGGAAAAATTCCGTAAAATTTGGCCACAGAGATATAATACGTTGCCATTACATATCACGGTCCATAAACTTTGCCACTGATTATCGTTCGTGAGTACCTTCCCGTTGGTAACTCCCGTGTTTTTGGTAGTGATAATGCCGTATCTATTAATTATACAACCACTGTTCATGATAATCATCTTATTCATCATGTTTAGTGGAATTTTCTAGGAGGTAATTAATTTGTTATTAGCATATTT is a window from the Arachis hypogaea cultivar Tifrunner chromosome 1, arahy.Tifrunner.gnm2.J5K5, whole genome shotgun sequence genome containing:
- the LOC112754492 gene encoding uncharacterized protein translates to MDSITEEIYALSVQYLQKHGFPYFTISSEWDADVILMDLKTSVKTKPSCEFEWARRKQLIIIKQYIARFFQKKGYIRSTTESPETQAAVKDFDLNKKPFWKDNLDPIAREKARQFCEIWYPGEYYV